A single genomic interval of Staphylococcus hyicus harbors:
- the queF gene encoding preQ(1) synthase: MTEGRSKDELQDITLLGNQNNNYEFDYRPDVLESFDNKHQGRDYFVKFNCPEFTSLCPITGQPDFASIYISYIPNVKMVESKSLKLYLFSFRNHGDFHEDCMNIIMNDLIELMDPHYIEVWGKFTPRGGISIDPYTNYGRPNSKYEKMAEHRLMNHDMYPENIDNR, translated from the coding sequence ATGACAGAAGGACGTTCTAAAGACGAATTACAAGATATCACTTTACTCGGCAATCAAAATAATAACTATGAATTCGATTACCGCCCTGACGTACTTGAATCATTTGATAATAAACACCAAGGGCGCGACTATTTTGTAAAATTCAATTGTCCAGAGTTCACATCTTTATGCCCAATTACAGGACAACCAGATTTTGCTTCAATTTACATTTCATATATTCCAAATGTAAAAATGGTCGAATCAAAATCATTAAAGTTATACCTATTTAGTTTTAGAAATCATGGTGATTTTCATGAAGATTGCATGAATATTATTATGAATGATTTAATTGAATTAATGGATCCACATTACATCGAGGTTTGGGGTAAATTCACACCTCGCGGCGGTATTTCAATTGACCCTTATACAAACTATGGTCGCCCTAATTCTAAATATGAAAAAATGGCAGAACACCGTCTTATGAATCACGACATGTATCCTGAAAACATTGATAATCGCTAG
- a CDS encoding peptide MFS transporter produces the protein MNQHYSKEEILASTPRKGFFGHPKGLSTLFFTEFWERFSYYGMRAILAYYIYYSISNGGFGLDQGLALQIVSIYGALIYMSGVIGGWIADRVTGTRQALFYGGVLIMLGHILLSLPNNFTLLLVALLFLIIGTGLLKPNISSTVGLLYDKNDPRLDAAFTIFYMSINLGALLSPLLVGWTQANIGFHLGFAIAAVGMFIGLLTYLITNKKNLGVAGLEVPDPLSKEERIKIIKIVAIVVVVVTVLSIILANFDMMTLSNFANLVTILGVAIPLLYFAKIILSKKTKDYERKRVFAYFPLFIASVAFWMIQEQGSTVLAQFADTKTQLSMAKVTGGLIDFHIPPAWFQSLNPFFIVLLAPLFSILWVKLGRFNPPTVLKFAIGVILAGVSYFIMVIPLSSDTTLINPFWLIASFFIVTLGELCISPIGLSTTTKLAPEAFTAQMMSIWFLSNAMAQGLNAQMVEVYTTIEANHYFMLSGIVAIVIGLILILISPMIKKLMHGVK, from the coding sequence ATGAATCAACATTATAGCAAAGAAGAAATCCTTGCTAGTACGCCCCGCAAAGGGTTCTTCGGGCATCCAAAAGGATTAAGCACACTCTTTTTTACAGAATTTTGGGAACGCTTTAGTTATTATGGTATGAGAGCAATTTTAGCTTATTATATCTATTATTCGATCTCAAATGGTGGGTTTGGGCTTGATCAAGGTTTAGCACTTCAAATTGTATCAATATACGGTGCATTAATTTATATGAGTGGTGTTATTGGCGGTTGGATCGCCGATCGTGTTACTGGGACACGCCAAGCATTATTTTATGGCGGCGTTCTGATTATGTTGGGTCACATCCTATTATCATTACCAAATAACTTCACATTACTTCTTGTGGCCTTACTCTTTTTAATTATCGGTACGGGCCTTTTAAAACCGAATATTTCATCTACAGTTGGTCTTTTATATGATAAAAATGACCCACGATTAGATGCAGCATTTACGATTTTCTATATGTCTATCAACTTAGGTGCATTACTCTCACCTTTATTAGTCGGATGGACACAAGCCAACATTGGTTTCCATTTAGGATTTGCAATTGCTGCTGTCGGCATGTTTATCGGTTTACTCACTTATTTAATTACAAATAAGAAAAATTTAGGAGTGGCTGGTCTTGAAGTACCCGATCCACTTTCCAAAGAAGAACGTATTAAAATCATTAAAATTGTGGCCATCGTAGTAGTTGTCGTTACAGTACTTTCAATTATATTAGCAAATTTTGATATGATGACATTATCTAACTTTGCCAATTTAGTAACGATACTTGGGGTAGCAATTCCATTATTATATTTTGCCAAGATCATTTTGAGTAAGAAAACAAAAGACTATGAACGTAAGCGTGTTTTTGCTTACTTTCCATTATTTATCGCATCCGTTGCTTTTTGGATGATTCAAGAGCAAGGTTCTACAGTACTTGCACAATTCGCAGATACGAAAACACAGTTAAGTATGGCAAAAGTAACAGGTGGTCTCATTGATTTTCATATTCCACCCGCATGGTTCCAGTCTTTAAACCCATTCTTTATTGTATTGTTGGCACCATTATTCTCAATTCTTTGGGTTAAATTAGGACGCTTCAACCCTCCTACAGTATTAAAGTTTGCAATCGGTGTTATTTTAGCAGGTGTCTCATATTTCATCATGGTTATTCCATTATCATCTGATACCACGTTAATCAACCCATTTTGGCTAATTGCAAGTTTCTTTATTGTTACATTAGGTGAATTGTGTATTTCACCAATCGGACTATCTACAACAACGAAATTAGCACCAGAAGCATTTACCGCGCAAATGATGAGTATTTGGTTCTTATCTAACGCGATGGCACAAGGTCTAAATGCACAAATGGTAGAAGTTTATACAACAATAGAAGCAAATCATTACTTTATGTTGTCAGGTATCGTTGCAATCGTTATCGGATTAATACTGATCCTTATATCCCCAATGATTAAAAAATTAATGCATGGTGTAAAGTAA
- a CDS encoding 5' nucleotidase, NT5C type, translated as MRQSIGIDMDEVLADTFGAILDEFNRRTQLGVTVEHIIGKKIYDIMPEHADEIRDILASDGFFRRLEVIQDAQEVVRKLADHYDIYIVTAAMDVPTSFHDKYEWLKEHFPFLDSQQFVFCGRKNIVATDYLIDDNPKQLGIHTGKPLMFSAPHNRDNSDFERLNNWKEVEAYFLG; from the coding sequence ATGAGACAATCGATAGGCATCGATATGGATGAAGTGCTAGCAGACACGTTTGGAGCAATTTTAGATGAGTTCAATCGACGTACCCAATTAGGTGTGACGGTAGAACACATCATTGGCAAGAAAATATATGATATCATGCCGGAACATGCTGATGAAATTAGAGATATACTCGCTTCTGATGGATTTTTTAGGCGGCTCGAGGTCATTCAAGATGCGCAAGAAGTTGTCCGTAAATTAGCGGATCATTATGATATTTATATTGTTACAGCAGCTATGGATGTGCCGACTTCTTTTCACGATAAATATGAATGGTTAAAAGAGCATTTTCCGTTTTTAGATTCACAACAATTTGTATTTTGTGGACGTAAAAATATTGTTGCTACAGATTATCTTATTGACGATAATCCAAAACAATTAGGTATACACACGGGGAAACCTTTAATGTTTTCAGCACCACATAATCGCGACAATTCTGACTTTGAACGTTTAAACAATTGGAAAGAAGTAGAAGCATACTTCTTAGGTTAA
- a CDS encoding diacylglycerol/lipid kinase family protein, whose translation MAYQYNHGVLFYHQHSGLNKIHEGLGEVTVALTQLCKKFSIQLSENEGDIERYCEQIAQSNHAEPVDVLFILGGDGTVNELINGVLKNKLNLPIGVIPGGTFNDFAKTLNLSNNAGDAACDLLLSEPKSYDVMKVNDQYALNFAGIGLMVQNAENVEGKSKDVFGKLSYISSTFKTLANPEHFKYELDIDGQSYTGETSMILFANGRFIGGGKIPMTDLSPSDGQLSTFIFNNYSISILKDIFSLRDSMTWNEISDNIKHIPSHHIHLSTTPRMRVDVDGEINFETPITIDIHSQKITLLTVPDTNQNN comes from the coding sequence ATGGCATATCAATATAACCACGGCGTTTTATTTTATCATCAACATTCAGGATTAAATAAAATTCATGAAGGCTTAGGTGAAGTTACTGTCGCATTAACACAGTTATGTAAAAAGTTTTCTATTCAGCTAAGTGAAAACGAAGGTGATATCGAACGTTATTGTGAGCAAATCGCACAATCAAATCATGCAGAGCCTGTTGACGTCTTGTTTATTTTAGGTGGAGACGGCACAGTAAATGAATTAATCAATGGCGTTTTAAAAAACAAATTAAATCTTCCTATAGGGGTCATACCTGGAGGGACATTTAATGATTTTGCAAAGACGTTGAACCTTTCAAACAATGCTGGTGATGCAGCATGCGATCTACTTCTATCAGAACCTAAATCATATGATGTTATGAAAGTAAATGACCAGTATGCATTGAATTTTGCTGGCATTGGACTGATGGTTCAAAATGCCGAAAATGTAGAAGGAAAATCTAAAGATGTTTTTGGGAAATTAAGTTACATTTCTTCGACATTTAAAACATTAGCAAATCCTGAGCATTTTAAATATGAACTAGACATTGATGGCCAATCATATACTGGTGAGACATCAATGATTCTTTTCGCAAATGGCCGTTTTATTGGTGGCGGAAAAATACCAATGACTGATTTATCTCCTTCAGATGGTCAATTAAGTACGTTTATTTTTAATAATTATAGTATTAGCATTTTAAAAGATATATTTAGTTTACGTGATAGTATGACTTGGAATGAAATTAGTGACAATATTAAACATATCCCGAGCCACCACATTCATTTATCAACGACACCCCGAATGCGTGTAGACGTTGACGGTGAAATCAATTTTGAAACGCCGATTACTATTGACATACACTCTCAAAAGATCACGCTGTTAACCGTTCCAGATACAAATCAAAACAATTAA
- the hisC gene encoding histidinol-phosphate transaminase, with translation MKSQIAQLSAYQPGLSPEALKKKYGIEGELYKHASNENVFGPSPKVKEAIRTHVDDLYLYPEPNAPLLQQAIAEHFDIDPKRILFGAGLDEMIVIISRALLRAGDKVVTSEATFGQYFHNAVVEDANMVQVPLKEGKFDLDAIAEAVDASTSVVWICNPNNPTGTYHSHEVIEAFIQKIPSDVTIILDEAYAEYVTAEDFPRTLELMETYPNVAMLRTFSKAYALAALRIGYLISTDTLASKLNVLRPPFNTTRLSEQAALAALKDQKHLQKAVEINDVERQKFYEIDTTLKCYPSQTNFIFVETARASELNEALLRAGIIARLFPNGVRITIGFPEQNEVVRDILSQF, from the coding sequence ATGAAATCGCAAATTGCTCAATTAAGCGCATATCAACCAGGTTTATCACCCGAGGCTTTAAAAAAGAAGTACGGCATAGAGGGTGAATTATATAAACATGCGTCAAATGAAAATGTTTTTGGACCTTCTCCAAAGGTTAAAGAAGCAATTCGAACACATGTTGATGATTTATATTTGTATCCAGAACCGAATGCGCCCTTATTACAACAAGCAATTGCAGAACATTTTGATATTGATCCTAAACGAATTCTTTTTGGTGCAGGCCTTGATGAAATGATTGTTATTATTTCAAGAGCGTTATTACGTGCAGGAGACAAAGTGGTAACAAGTGAGGCAACGTTTGGCCAATATTTTCATAATGCAGTAGTAGAAGATGCCAATATGGTTCAAGTACCGTTAAAGGAAGGTAAATTTGATTTGGATGCCATTGCAGAAGCGGTGGATGCATCAACGTCTGTTGTATGGATTTGTAATCCTAATAATCCAACAGGAACGTACCATTCACATGAAGTAATTGAAGCATTTATCCAAAAAATACCGTCAGATGTGACTATTATTTTAGATGAAGCATATGCCGAATACGTGACAGCAGAAGATTTTCCGCGTACGCTTGAACTGATGGAGACTTATCCGAATGTGGCCATGTTACGTACGTTTTCTAAAGCCTACGCATTAGCGGCACTTCGTATTGGATATTTAATCTCGACAGATACACTTGCTTCAAAACTTAATGTATTGCGACCGCCATTTAATACAACGCGTTTGTCTGAACAAGCAGCATTAGCAGCGCTAAAAGATCAAAAACATTTACAAAAAGCGGTTGAAATCAACGATGTTGAGCGCCAAAAATTTTACGAAATAGATACGACGCTAAAATGCTACCCTTCTCAAACAAACTTTATTTTTGTTGAGACAGCGCGCGCTTCTGAATTGAACGAAGCATTGTTAAGAGCGGGGATTATTGCGCGATTATTCCCTAATGGGGTCCGTATTACAATTGGATTTCCTGAACAAAACGAGGTGGTTCGAGACATCCTATCACAGTTCTAA
- a CDS encoding DMT family transporter: MNSKMKGIIAILISAIGFSFMAVFFRLAGDLPIFQKSLARNLVAMLIPLFFIIKYHQPMFGKLTSQPLLITRSILGLTGVLLNIYAIDHMVLSDADILMKLNPFWTILLSLIFLKEYIQKYQITAMVIAIVGMLFVVKPEFSSDIIPALMGLLSGVFAASAYTAVRALSTREAPYTIVFYFSLFSVVALFPFVIFTYQPMTTTQIIYLVLAGLSAAVGQIGITVAYSYAPAKDISIFTYASIVFTACIGFILFGESPDFIAIIGYVIILSASYFMFEKARQDTRTKQSN, from the coding sequence ATGAATTCAAAAATGAAAGGCATCATCGCTATCTTGATTTCTGCTATTGGATTTAGTTTTATGGCAGTTTTTTTTCGTCTTGCTGGGGATTTACCTATCTTTCAAAAATCATTAGCACGTAATTTAGTCGCGATGTTGATACCCTTATTTTTTATTATAAAATACCATCAACCTATGTTTGGTAAGCTAACAAGCCAACCCCTTTTGATTACACGCTCAATACTTGGTTTAACGGGTGTTCTGCTTAATATTTATGCTATTGATCATATGGTTTTAAGTGATGCTGATATTTTGATGAAACTAAACCCTTTTTGGACAATTTTGCTAAGCCTTATTTTCTTAAAAGAATATATTCAAAAATATCAAATTACGGCAATGGTCATTGCGATTGTGGGCATGTTATTTGTTGTTAAACCAGAATTTTCATCTGATATTATTCCTGCCCTTATGGGGTTACTATCTGGTGTTTTTGCCGCCTCTGCCTATACAGCTGTGCGCGCATTAAGTACACGAGAAGCGCCGTATACGATTGTTTTTTATTTCTCTCTATTTTCAGTCGTCGCACTTTTTCCATTTGTTATCTTTACGTACCAACCTATGACAACCACACAAATCATCTATCTTGTGTTAGCAGGATTATCTGCTGCAGTCGGTCAAATAGGTATTACAGTGGCTTATAGTTATGCACCGGCAAAAGATATTTCAATTTTTACGTATGCCTCTATCGTTTTTACGGCATGCATTGGTTTTATATTATTTGGCGAATCACCAGATTTCATTGCAATCATCGGTTACGTCATCATTTTAAGCGCAAGTTACTTTATGTTTGAAAAAGCAAGACAAGACACTCGCACGAAACAATCTAATTAA